The stretch of DNA GTTCAGCAGCACCGCCCGGCCGTCCGCGCCGCGCGACTGCACCCGGTAAAAGGCCTTGCCGGAAACGCGCTGGGGACCCTGAGCGCCGAACAGGCGCGTCAGGTCGGCGCGCGTCCGGGCCGCTTCTTGGGCATTCCCGCCGCTGACCTGCACGTCCTCGACCTCCAGGCGGGTGGTGGTCTGGGTGTTCAGCTCCACGCTGGCGCCGACTGGGGCCGAGAGGGTCAGCACGGCGGCGCGGGCGGGCGCGGCCTGGGTCTGGGCCAAGGTCCAGGCAGCTTGCGCCCCGGCGGCGGGCACGAGGGCCGGAGCGGCAAGCAGCAGCGCGGACAGCAGCAGGGGTCGCATGGCCCCAGGGTACGCGGCGCCGCGTTCCGGGGCAGGCGCATTCAGGGTGCTGAACACGTTCGTCAAGGCTTCATGGAGCCGGGGCGCTGCCGGTGCCCACGCGGGCCTGGGCCGCCCAGGGGGCGCTGGCTGCGGCACAATGGGCGCCATGACTGCTGAGCACCTCTCTGCCTCCCCCCGCCCCGATGCCCGGCTGGTGGCCCTGCACGCCGAGCGGGGCGACCCGCACGCCCGGCTGGCGGGCGCGCTCGCGGCGCTGGAGGGCGCCGACTGGGGCCTGACGCTGGCGGGCGAAGGAGCGCTGGCCCGGCAACTCGCCGCGCTGCTGGGCCAGGGCGTGCTGCGGGTGGACGAGCGGCTGGGCGTGGACCGCGCGGCGCTGGCGGGGCAGGGCCTGGCGGCAGCCACCCTGGATGCCGACTGGACCGGCGCCCGCGCCGTGTGGCTGGCCGAACCCGACGAGCGGCTCTTGCGGCGCGCCGAGCGGGCGGGCGTGCCGGTGATCGTGGACGCCACGCTGGCGCCGGGGGGCGGCTGGTTTCCCCAGGGGGCGGCGCTGGTCGTCTACCGCCACGCCGTGACCCTGACCGGCTTCGCGGACGGGCAGCTGGCCCTGCTGTTCGGCAGCGGCGAGGCGCCCGCGCCCACCGCCCCCGCCCCCGCCGACACCGCCGTGGCCCTGGCACTGCGCGACGTGGCGACCCTGCCGCTGCGGCTGGCCCGCGCGGCCCGCACCGTCTCGCAACTGGCCGAGCGGCTGGGCGGCGCGGCGCTCCCCTTCGGCCCGACCGCGCTGCTGCTGCCGCCCGACGCCGCGCCCGATACCCCCTGGCCCCCCGGCGGGGTGCTGGCCGCCACCCGCAGCGTGGACGGCGGCGTGGTCTTCTCGCCCGGCCTGCAAGATGTGGACACGGCGCTGGCGCTGCTGCGCGGGCGCCCGCAACCGCTGGGCGAGCCGCAGCCGCTGGTGCGCGAGCGGCCCGTCGGCGCCCCGCAGGACCTGGCCGAGCCGGAGGCCCCCGGCGAGGGCCGCCCGCCCCGCCGCGAGATCCGCTTTCGCCGCGACCGCGCCGACCGCCCCGAGCGGTTCCGCCCCGAGGAGGCGCAGGACGAGGAGGGGCGGGCCGGGCCATCCCAGAACGGGCGGGAGCCGCTGGAGCGGGTGCCGTTTGGCCGGGATCAGGCGGCCCCGCCCCGTACCGAGCAGGCCCCCGTGGCCCAGACCCGGCCGCAGCCCGATCAGGCCCGCCCCGACCGCCCCCTGGCCGACGCGCCGCACCCCGATTCGCTCTCCCGCGTCACCTTTGAAGCGCCCGGCGCCGCTCCTGCCGAGGAGGAGAGCTGGACGCCCGAGATCGTCTTCAGCGGCACCGGGCAGGCGGCCGACCCCGCGCCGCTGCCCATCCCGGTGAGCGGCGGTCCCGACGAGCCGGAACTGGAGGTCACGCCCCCACTGGCTGCGCCCGAGACTGGGCCAGACCAGACGGCCCCGGCGCCCTCCGCCGGGGAACCGGCGCCCGAAGCCCGGGCCGGAGCGGCACCCAGCCCAGCAGCATCCAGCCCAGCAGCACCCAGCCCGGCCGACGAGGCCCCGGCCGCCTCTGGCCTGACGCTGGCCCCGGACCTCCCCACGCTGGAGGCGGGCGGCGAGGGCGGGCCTCCCGATCCCGCCGCCGACCTCACCGACGAGCAGGCCGCGATCTACGCCCGGCTGCGCGAGTGGCGCAACGCCGAGGCCCGGCGCCAAGAGGTCAGCCGTTTCATCATCGCCAGCAACGCCACCCTGGCCGAGATCGCCCGCCGGGTGCCCTACACGATGGACGACCTGAAGGCCGTCAAGGGCATGGGGCCGGAGCGGCTGCGCAAGTACGGCGAGAAGATGCTGGAAGTGGTGCGGGGGTAGGATCACTTCTGCCGGAGGGGCGGGGGAATGCCAGGGAGGGGCGCGCCATGATCCACATCTGGGCAACGGTCGAGATCGGGGACCTCGAGAAGTTCGTCGGGGTTTTCGCCACTGCGGGGG from Deinococcus budaensis encodes:
- a CDS encoding HRDC domain-containing protein; the encoded protein is MTAEHLSASPRPDARLVALHAERGDPHARLAGALAALEGADWGLTLAGEGALARQLAALLGQGVLRVDERLGVDRAALAGQGLAAATLDADWTGARAVWLAEPDERLLRRAERAGVPVIVDATLAPGGGWFPQGAALVVYRHAVTLTGFADGQLALLFGSGEAPAPTAPAPADTAVALALRDVATLPLRLARAARTVSQLAERLGGAALPFGPTALLLPPDAAPDTPWPPGGVLAATRSVDGGVVFSPGLQDVDTALALLRGRPQPLGEPQPLVRERPVGAPQDLAEPEAPGEGRPPRREIRFRRDRADRPERFRPEEAQDEEGRAGPSQNGREPLERVPFGRDQAAPPRTEQAPVAQTRPQPDQARPDRPLADAPHPDSLSRVTFEAPGAAPAEEESWTPEIVFSGTGQAADPAPLPIPVSGGPDEPELEVTPPLAAPETGPDQTAPAPSAGEPAPEARAGAAPSPAASSPAAPSPADEAPAASGLTLAPDLPTLEAGGEGGPPDPAADLTDEQAAIYARLREWRNAEARRQEVSRFIIASNATLAEIARRVPYTMDDLKAVKGMGPERLRKYGEKMLEVVRG